A single window of Plasmodium reichenowi strain SY57 chromosome 12, whole genome shotgun sequence DNA harbors:
- a CDS encoding eukaryotic translation initiation factor 5A, translated as MSDHEMYDNIDAGASQTYPVQAGAIKKNGHVMLKEHPCKVVDYSTSKTGKHGHAKAHIVGIDIFTGRKYEDICPTSHNMDVPVVKRTELQLIDITEDGFVSLLYDNGDTKDDLSLPKDTEGNLDEVAKQIRNLFDNGKSVLVSVLSACGQEKIIAAKELAS; from the coding sequence atGTCAGATCATGAAATGTACGATAATATTGATGCTGGAGCATCACAAACCTACCCTGTGCAAGCAGGTgcaataaaaaaaaatggtCATGTAATGTTAAAAGAGCATCCATGTAAGGTGGTTGATTATTCCACATCAAAAACAGGAAAGCATGGTCATGCCAAAGCACACATTGTAGgtatagatatatttacaGGAAGGAAATATGAAGATATATGTCCAACATCTCATAATATGGATGTGCCTGTTGTAAAAAGAACTGAATTACAATTAATTGACATTACAGAAGATGGTTTTGTATCtcttttatatgataatgGAGATACGAAAGATGATTTAAGTTTACCAAAAGATACAGAAGGAAATTTAGATGAAGTAGCTAAACAAATACGTAATTTATTCGACAATGGAAAATCAGTTTTGGTTAGTGTTCTTTCAGCTTGTGgacaagaaaaaattattgcAGCAAAGGAATTAGcatcataa